Within Bacteroidota bacterium, the genomic segment GTTTCCCCTTATGTTAAAAGTCACTTTTATTTCATCATTTATAGCAACAGGATCAATCAGACTGCATCTGTCTTGAGTCAATTGAAATTTGATGGAATCGGTAAAAACCATCCCATTATTATTCTCAGATTTTTCAATAACAAATTCCCTTTTGCGAAATTTCTCACTGATCTGAATCGTTTTTTCTTTTTCAATTAATTTCCCGACAATTTCGTAACTCATAATGCCCAATATTTATTTGTTTAATATCATGGTTCAAAATTATACAAAACAAGCACGTTAAAAAACGTGCTTGTAAAATAAAATATTATCTAAAATTACTTCTTAACAGCTTTAGGAGCAGGAAGAATCTTAAGTAATTCGATGTCAAAAATCAAGGTTTCATTGGGTTCAATAACATTACCTGCACCTCTTTCACCATAAGCCAAATTAGCAGGAACGTAAATTGTCCATTTAGAACCCACTTTCATTTTCTGTAAAATCTCTGTCCATGCAGGGATAACCTGATTCACAACAAATTTTGCAGAATCTTTGCCTTCCTGTTTGTCAAAAATCTTGCCATTAATAGACATTCCTTTATAATGAACAGCAACCATATCTGTAGCTTTAGGAACAGGACCATTACCGTCGGTAATTACCTTATACTGCAATCCGCTTGGCAAACTGATCACACCGGATTTTGTTTTGTTCTTACTCAGGAAATCCTGTCCGAT encodes:
- a CDS encoding DUF3127 domain-containing protein encodes the protein MSYEIVGKLIEKEKTIQISEKFRKREFVIEKSENNNGMVFTDSIKFQLTQDRCSLIDPVAINDEIKVTFNIRGNRWEKNGKISYFNNLDAWKIEKMEKEQTPPEMPDFSSEEIPPELEDDLPF
- a CDS encoding FKBP-type peptidyl-prolyl cis-trans isomerase, producing MKNLNKIVVLGLACMIALGSCNKNKPVKVKLGSDIDSVSYCLGLSIGKSLRDGAKLEKINTKLMAKAIEQVFDKDSVPFNDMKINEVIQVYMMKQHQKVSGQNMKIGQDFLSKNKTKSGVISLPSGLQYKVITDGNGPVPKATDMVAVHYKGMSINGKIFDKQEGKDSAKFVVNQVIPAWTEILQKMKVGSKWTIYVPANLAYGERGAGNVIEPNETLIFDIELLKILPAPKAVKK